A part of Lagopus muta isolate bLagMut1 chromosome 26, bLagMut1 primary, whole genome shotgun sequence genomic DNA contains:
- the HSD11B1L gene encoding hydroxysteroid 11-beta-dehydrogenase 1-like protein isoform X3, which yields MPLSRLPAFGAVLVLLAVTPAKRGFPKPKGSGIGWRQCAPCRLEAVPGSPLRTGQSLSSFLFPFCTAWRKMKPFGKVLCAAGSLAVLLAFFWRDTFQPEQLSGARVLLTGASAGIGEQMAYHYATFGAEIVLTARREAVLQEGASVRHPKAGRAGLPGAEPHWHFPFPDVGWRCGAQPLAHGGKIPTPFTTSYSATKFALDGFFSSLRHELMMQERNVSITLCILGLIDTATALEKTRGKVFITASPAPEAALAIIRGAAARLPELFYPWWLRHVHGLWVLLPNPRVLQSFYNHSAWNHGSP from the exons ATGCCGTTATCGCGGCTCCCGGCCTTTGGGGCGGTGCTGGTGTTGCTGGCTGTGACGCCTGCAAAGCGGGGATTTCCCAAACCCAAAGGCAGCGGGATCGGGTGGCGCCAATGTGCGCCGTGCCGTCTGGAGGCGGTGCCCGGCTCCCCGCTGCGTACCGGGCAGAG CCTGAGCAGCTTTTTGTTCCCCTTCTGCACGGCGTGGAGGAAGATGAAGCCCTTTGGAaaagtgctctgtgctgcagggagcctggctgtgctgcttgccTTCTTCTGGAGGGACACCTTCCAGCCAG AGCAGCTTTCTGGTGCCCGCGTCCTGCTGACCGGAGCCAGCGCAGGGATTGGGGAGCAGATGGCCTATCACTACGCCACGTTTGGGGCTGAAATTGTTCTGACCGCCAGGagggaagctgtgctgcaggag GGTGCTTCGGTTCGCCATCCAAAAGCTGG GAGGGCTGGATTACCTGGTGCTGAACCACATTGGCATTTCCCCTTTCCAGATGTGGGGTGGAGATGTGGAGCACAGCCGCTGGCTCATGGAG GGAAGATTCCCACTCCTTTCACCACTTCGTACTCAGCCACAAAGTTTGCACTGGACGGATTCTTCAGCTCCCTGCGCCACGAGCTGATGATGCAGGAGAGGAACGTCTCCATCACGCTGTGCATCCTGGGCCTCATCGACACGGCCACGGCGCTGGAAAAGACCCg GGGCAAAGTCTTCATCACTGCTTCTCCTGCGCCAGAAGCGGCGCTCGCCATCATTCGCGGTGCTGCCGCCCGCCTGCCGGAGCTCTTCTACCCGTGGTGGCTGCGGCACGTGCACGGcctctgggtgctgctcccCAACCCCCGCGTGCTGCAGAGCTTCTACAACCACAGCGCTTGGAACCACGGCAGCCCCTGA
- the HSD11B1L gene encoding hydroxysteroid 11-beta-dehydrogenase 1-like protein isoform X4 has translation MKPFGKVLCAAGSLAVLLAFFWRDTFQPEQLSGARVLLTGASAGIGEQMAYHYATFGAEIVLTARREAVLQEVMEKCLSLGAKKAFYIPADMSSPSEPDRVLRFAIQKLGGLDYLVLNHIGISPFQMWGGDVEHSRWLMEVNFFSYVALATAALPTLEKNHGSVVVVSSLTGKIPTPFTTSYSATKFALDGFFSSLRHELMMQERNVSITLCILGLIDTATALEKTRGKVFITASPAPEAALAIIRGAAARLPELFYPWWLRHVHGLWVLLPNPRVLQSFYNHSAWNHGSP, from the exons ATGAAGCCCTTTGGAaaagtgctctgtgctgcagggagcctggctgtgctgcttgccTTCTTCTGGAGGGACACCTTCCAGCCAG AGCAGCTTTCTGGTGCCCGCGTCCTGCTGACCGGAGCCAGCGCAGGGATTGGGGAGCAGATGGCCTATCACTACGCCACGTTTGGGGCTGAAATTGTTCTGACCGCCAGGagggaagctgtgctgcaggag GTGATGGAGAAATGCCTGAGCCTGGGAGCAAAGAAAGCCTTCTATATCCCAGCTGATATGTCTTCCCCTTCTGAGCCTGACAGGGTGCTTCGGTTCGCCATCCAAAAGCTGG GAGGGCTGGATTACCTGGTGCTGAACCACATTGGCATTTCCCCTTTCCAGATGTGGGGTGGAGATGTGGAGCACAGCCGCTGGCTCATGGAG GTGAATTTCTTTAGTTACGTGGCGCTCgcaacagcagctctgcccacccTGGAGAAGAATCACGGCTCGGTGGTGGTGGTTTCTTCCCTCACAG GGAAGATTCCCACTCCTTTCACCACTTCGTACTCAGCCACAAAGTTTGCACTGGACGGATTCTTCAGCTCCCTGCGCCACGAGCTGATGATGCAGGAGAGGAACGTCTCCATCACGCTGTGCATCCTGGGCCTCATCGACACGGCCACGGCGCTGGAAAAGACCCg GGGCAAAGTCTTCATCACTGCTTCTCCTGCGCCAGAAGCGGCGCTCGCCATCATTCGCGGTGCTGCCGCCCGCCTGCCGGAGCTCTTCTACCCGTGGTGGCTGCGGCACGTGCACGGcctctgggtgctgctcccCAACCCCCGCGTGCTGCAGAGCTTCTACAACCACAGCGCTTGGAACCACGGCAGCCCCTGA
- the MICOS13 gene encoding MICOS complex subunit MIC13, with amino-acid sequence MAARLLPVLRFVIKGSLAGAAVYVAYDQGLLGSGAEGAEALKKAQAAVPPAVREWTSYMGWELPPAPSLDFSPSDSWNKGVHTVMSALSVAPSRACEYTAEGWKYVKDLVK; translated from the exons ATGGCCGCCCGCCTGCTGCCCGTGCTCAG GTTTGTCATCAAAGGAAGCCTGGCCGGAGCTGCTGTGTACGTGGCCTACGATCAGGGGCTGCTGGGCAGCGGTGCAGAAGGTGCTGAAGCCCTAAAAAAGGCTcaggcagctgtgcctcctgcaGTCAGAGAGTGGACAAGTTACATGGGCTGGGAG ctCCCGCCCGCTCCAAGTTTGGACTTTTCCCCCTCTGATTCCTGGAATAAAG GCGTGCACACGGTGATGTCTGCCCTGTCTGTGGCTCCCAGCAGGGCCTGCGAGTACACGGCGGAGGGCTGGAAGTACGTGAAGGACCTGGTGAAGTGA
- the HSD11B1L gene encoding hydroxysteroid 11-beta-dehydrogenase 1-like protein isoform X1 has product MPLSRLPAFGAVLVLLAVTPAKRGFPKPKGSGIGWRQCAPCRLEAVPGSPLRTGQSLSSFLFPFCTAWRKMKPFGKVLCAAGSLAVLLAFFWRDTFQPEQLSGARVLLTGASAGIGEQMAYHYATFGAEIVLTARREAVLQEVMEKCLSLGAKKAFYIPADMSSPSEPDRVLRFAIQKLGGLDYLVLNHIGISPFQMWGGDVEHSRWLMEVNFFSYVALATAALPTLEKNHGSVVVVSSLTGKIPTPFTTSYSATKFALDGFFSSLRHELMMQERNVSITLCILGLIDTATALEKTRGKVFITASPAPEAALAIIRGAAARLPELFYPWWLRHVHGLWVLLPNPRVLQSFYNHSAWNHGSP; this is encoded by the exons ATGCCGTTATCGCGGCTCCCGGCCTTTGGGGCGGTGCTGGTGTTGCTGGCTGTGACGCCTGCAAAGCGGGGATTTCCCAAACCCAAAGGCAGCGGGATCGGGTGGCGCCAATGTGCGCCGTGCCGTCTGGAGGCGGTGCCCGGCTCCCCGCTGCGTACCGGGCAGAG CCTGAGCAGCTTTTTGTTCCCCTTCTGCACGGCGTGGAGGAAGATGAAGCCCTTTGGAaaagtgctctgtgctgcagggagcctggctgtgctgcttgccTTCTTCTGGAGGGACACCTTCCAGCCAG AGCAGCTTTCTGGTGCCCGCGTCCTGCTGACCGGAGCCAGCGCAGGGATTGGGGAGCAGATGGCCTATCACTACGCCACGTTTGGGGCTGAAATTGTTCTGACCGCCAGGagggaagctgtgctgcaggag GTGATGGAGAAATGCCTGAGCCTGGGAGCAAAGAAAGCCTTCTATATCCCAGCTGATATGTCTTCCCCTTCTGAGCCTGACAGGGTGCTTCGGTTCGCCATCCAAAAGCTGG GAGGGCTGGATTACCTGGTGCTGAACCACATTGGCATTTCCCCTTTCCAGATGTGGGGTGGAGATGTGGAGCACAGCCGCTGGCTCATGGAG GTGAATTTCTTTAGTTACGTGGCGCTCgcaacagcagctctgcccacccTGGAGAAGAATCACGGCTCGGTGGTGGTGGTTTCTTCCCTCACAG GGAAGATTCCCACTCCTTTCACCACTTCGTACTCAGCCACAAAGTTTGCACTGGACGGATTCTTCAGCTCCCTGCGCCACGAGCTGATGATGCAGGAGAGGAACGTCTCCATCACGCTGTGCATCCTGGGCCTCATCGACACGGCCACGGCGCTGGAAAAGACCCg GGGCAAAGTCTTCATCACTGCTTCTCCTGCGCCAGAAGCGGCGCTCGCCATCATTCGCGGTGCTGCCGCCCGCCTGCCGGAGCTCTTCTACCCGTGGTGGCTGCGGCACGTGCACGGcctctgggtgctgctcccCAACCCCCGCGTGCTGCAGAGCTTCTACAACCACAGCGCTTGGAACCACGGCAGCCCCTGA
- the HSD11B1L gene encoding hydroxysteroid 11-beta-dehydrogenase 1-like protein isoform X2 — MVARSRGREAAPAAIWGLSSFLFPFCTAWRKMKPFGKVLCAAGSLAVLLAFFWRDTFQPEQLSGARVLLTGASAGIGEQMAYHYATFGAEIVLTARREAVLQEVMEKCLSLGAKKAFYIPADMSSPSEPDRVLRFAIQKLGGLDYLVLNHIGISPFQMWGGDVEHSRWLMEVNFFSYVALATAALPTLEKNHGSVVVVSSLTGKIPTPFTTSYSATKFALDGFFSSLRHELMMQERNVSITLCILGLIDTATALEKTRGKVFITASPAPEAALAIIRGAAARLPELFYPWWLRHVHGLWVLLPNPRVLQSFYNHSAWNHGSP; from the exons ATGGTGGCAAGGTCACGTGGGCGGGAAGCTGCGCCCGCCGCCATTTGGGG CCTGAGCAGCTTTTTGTTCCCCTTCTGCACGGCGTGGAGGAAGATGAAGCCCTTTGGAaaagtgctctgtgctgcagggagcctggctgtgctgcttgccTTCTTCTGGAGGGACACCTTCCAGCCAG AGCAGCTTTCTGGTGCCCGCGTCCTGCTGACCGGAGCCAGCGCAGGGATTGGGGAGCAGATGGCCTATCACTACGCCACGTTTGGGGCTGAAATTGTTCTGACCGCCAGGagggaagctgtgctgcaggag GTGATGGAGAAATGCCTGAGCCTGGGAGCAAAGAAAGCCTTCTATATCCCAGCTGATATGTCTTCCCCTTCTGAGCCTGACAGGGTGCTTCGGTTCGCCATCCAAAAGCTGG GAGGGCTGGATTACCTGGTGCTGAACCACATTGGCATTTCCCCTTTCCAGATGTGGGGTGGAGATGTGGAGCACAGCCGCTGGCTCATGGAG GTGAATTTCTTTAGTTACGTGGCGCTCgcaacagcagctctgcccacccTGGAGAAGAATCACGGCTCGGTGGTGGTGGTTTCTTCCCTCACAG GGAAGATTCCCACTCCTTTCACCACTTCGTACTCAGCCACAAAGTTTGCACTGGACGGATTCTTCAGCTCCCTGCGCCACGAGCTGATGATGCAGGAGAGGAACGTCTCCATCACGCTGTGCATCCTGGGCCTCATCGACACGGCCACGGCGCTGGAAAAGACCCg GGGCAAAGTCTTCATCACTGCTTCTCCTGCGCCAGAAGCGGCGCTCGCCATCATTCGCGGTGCTGCCGCCCGCCTGCCGGAGCTCTTCTACCCGTGGTGGCTGCGGCACGTGCACGGcctctgggtgctgctcccCAACCCCCGCGTGCTGCAGAGCTTCTACAACCACAGCGCTTGGAACCACGGCAGCCCCTGA